In a single window of the Flavivirga spongiicola genome:
- a CDS encoding complex I subunit 4 family protein: protein MDILSLFIIVPILTILALVITKGLKQARVVSMIGSIVQLGMAINLVFAYFSERAINNDIMVFTKDVVWYKQFNIHYNIGVDGISVALLLLTSIVVLAGVFISWKMKDLPKEFFISLIVLSIGVYGFFISLDLFTMFVFFEIAVIPMYLLIGIWGSGPKEYSAMKLTLMLMGASAILLVGILGIYFNSNADGGALTFNILEIAQVNIPLEAQKLFFPLTFIGFAVIGALFPFHTWSPDGHASAPTAVSMLHAGVLMKLGGYGVFRVAMYLLPQGALDWSWFFIILSAVGVIYGAFAAIKQTDLKYINAYSSVSHLGLVLFALLMLNKTAWNGAILQSLSHGFMTALFFALIGMIYGRTHTRDITKLGGLLKVIPFISVIYVIAGLASLGLPGFSGFVAEMNIFVGAFQHDDMFYRVVTIISVSAIVVTAVYILRVVGIMLMGPVKNEAYLKLEQVTWYEKSGILLLLIPIVGMGVAPLWLSDMILESLHPFIQGLL, encoded by the coding sequence ATGGATATTTTATCACTCTTTATAATAGTACCGATATTAACTATTCTGGCTTTAGTTATTACTAAAGGGTTGAAACAAGCAAGAGTAGTATCAATGATAGGAAGTATCGTTCAGCTTGGGATGGCTATTAATCTTGTGTTTGCTTATTTTTCAGAAAGAGCTATAAACAATGATATCATGGTTTTTACCAAAGATGTGGTTTGGTATAAACAGTTCAACATTCATTATAATATTGGGGTTGATGGTATTTCGGTGGCCTTACTGTTATTAACATCTATTGTAGTGTTAGCTGGTGTTTTCATATCATGGAAAATGAAGGATTTACCTAAAGAATTTTTTATATCTCTTATTGTACTATCCATTGGGGTTTATGGTTTCTTTATTTCTTTAGATTTATTCACCATGTTTGTCTTCTTTGAAATAGCCGTAATACCAATGTATTTACTAATTGGCATTTGGGGTTCTGGCCCAAAAGAATACTCCGCTATGAAATTAACACTCATGTTAATGGGGGCTTCTGCTATTTTATTAGTTGGGATTTTAGGAATTTATTTTAATTCCAATGCAGATGGCGGTGCACTAACATTTAATATCTTAGAAATAGCACAAGTTAATATTCCTCTTGAGGCGCAAAAATTATTTTTCCCATTAACCTTTATAGGGTTTGCAGTAATCGGAGCATTATTCCCGTTTCATACATGGTCACCCGATGGTCATGCGTCCGCACCAACTGCGGTTTCTATGCTTCATGCAGGCGTATTAATGAAATTAGGGGGTTATGGTGTATTTAGAGTTGCTATGTATTTACTGCCGCAAGGCGCTTTAGATTGGTCATGGTTCTTTATCATATTGTCTGCTGTAGGTGTGATTTATGGAGCCTTTGCAGCGATAAAACAAACGGATTTAAAATATATAAATGCTTATTCATCGGTGAGTCATTTAGGTTTGGTGTTGTTCGCGTTACTGATGTTAAATAAAACGGCTTGGAATGGCGCCATATTACAATCGTTGTCACATGGTTTTATGACAGCACTTTTCTTTGCTTTAATTGGGATGATTTACGGCAGGACACATACCAGAGATATTACAAAATTGGGAGGCCTGTTAAAAGTGATTCCGTTTATTTCGGTTATTTACGTTATAGCCGGTTTAGCATCATTAGGTTTACCAGGGTTTAGTGGTTTCGTGGCCGAGATGAATATTTTTGTAGGGGCATTTCAACATGATGATATGTTTTATCGAGTGGTGACCATCATTTCGGTATCCGCTATTGTAGTGACTGCTGTTTATATTTTAAGAGTGGTTGGCATTATGCTAATGGGGCCAGTGAAGAATGAAGCCTATTTAAAGTTAGAGCAGGTAACATGGTATGAGAAATCCGGAATACTCTTATTGCTAATTCCAATTGTGGGAATGGGCGTAGCCCCATTATGGTTAAGTGATATGATATTAGAAAGTTTACATCCTTTTATTCAAGGATTGTTATAG
- a CDS encoding DUF3526 domain-containing protein, with protein sequence MFSYNFTYELKLLIRNKWLPILGLLLVITFAFAAFNGNSRTQKRIKEITNIETKTELSDANMLKLLDSVEKGLEVKTSFRQIPNTPMAIGYQHPRAVTMTPNGMSAIAIGQSDIFTDVIMPITVDDDFSIDFTEMTSSIQLLFGSFDLTFVIIYLLPLLIIAFSYNILSAEKERGALRLLASQPISIYKWIFQKMLLRFFWLSLIVIIALVISFLINSIDLVQIQFIWLLGLILVYMLFWFSLSFLINLMGSSSAKNAVFLIGLWVFLVLLIPSTINQIANNIYPIPSRSKMVNTMRTLKVDVSKKQDKVLDHYLRDHPELASKEDKGNYTFWHKYMASLDLVAQEINPLFSLYDEQLKAQQSWVKKWTWLSPSLVINKEMNRISGNSTADYQNFKNQALTFSKHWRNHLIFMLYSKQAFTTKDYRILPKFTYKPLKLNGIGKHIIIEFILCVFIGLLGIYLFKKRLQKGIAILNN encoded by the coding sequence ATGTTTTCTTATAATTTTACATACGAGCTTAAATTACTTATTCGTAACAAGTGGTTGCCAATTCTTGGTTTATTGCTCGTTATAACGTTTGCCTTTGCGGCATTTAATGGAAATTCCAGAACACAAAAGCGCATAAAGGAAATAACAAATATTGAAACAAAAACAGAGCTGAGTGATGCTAATATGCTCAAACTTTTAGACTCTGTAGAAAAGGGGCTAGAAGTAAAAACCAGTTTTAGACAGATTCCCAATACACCTATGGCCATAGGTTATCAACACCCCAGAGCTGTAACCATGACACCAAACGGCATGAGTGCTATCGCAATTGGTCAAAGTGATATTTTTACTGATGTTATTATGCCTATAACGGTTGATGATGATTTTAGTATTGACTTTACCGAAATGACAAGTTCTATACAGTTATTATTTGGAAGTTTTGATCTTACATTTGTAATTATTTATTTGCTGCCTTTGCTCATTATTGCTTTTTCATACAATATTTTATCGGCTGAAAAAGAGCGTGGAGCACTCCGCTTATTAGCATCACAACCTATTTCTATTTATAAATGGATATTTCAAAAAATGCTACTCCGCTTTTTTTGGCTAAGTCTAATTGTGATTATTGCATTAGTGATCTCATTTTTAATTAATAGCATTGACCTTGTTCAAATTCAATTTATCTGGTTACTAGGACTTATATTAGTGTATATGCTATTTTGGTTCTCCTTGTCATTTTTAATTAATCTGATGGGTAGTTCTTCAGCTAAAAATGCAGTGTTTTTAATTGGCTTATGGGTATTTTTAGTATTACTGATTCCTTCTACAATAAACCAAATAGCCAATAATATTTACCCTATTCCTTCCAGAAGCAAAATGGTAAATACTATGCGAACATTAAAAGTAGATGTTTCTAAAAAACAAGATAAGGTATTGGACCATTATTTAAGAGATCATCCCGAATTAGCTTCAAAAGAAGACAAAGGAAACTATACTTTCTGGCATAAATATATGGCAAGCTTAGATTTAGTTGCTCAAGAAATAAACCCTTTATTTTCTTTATATGACGAACAACTTAAGGCGCAACAATCTTGGGTTAAAAAATGGACATGGTTATCTCCTTCTTTAGTCATTAATAAAGAAATGAATCGTATTTCCGGAAATTCTACTGCTGATTATCAAAATTTCAAAAATCAAGCATTGACTTTTTCTAAGCATTGGAGAAACCATTTAATTTTTATGCTATATAGTAAGCAAGCTTTTACAACAAAAGACTATCGTATCTTACCAAAATTCACCTATAAACCTTTAAAGTTAAATGGTATCGGTAAGCATATAATAATAGAGTTTATACTTTGTGTCTTTATTGGCTTATTAGGCATCTATTTATTTAAAAAACGATTACAAAAAGGAATCGCCATTTTAAACAATTAG
- a CDS encoding DUF1853 family protein — protein MLQKRYIGFLNTPFLWKKDIVSNLNPFEIVSKSDKIDISIDEKLRLGKYVERFVSFELEQYENISILAENIQIQQNKITLGELDCLLLKNNKPIHLEIIYKFYLYDSSVGTNEIEHFIGPNRKDSLKEKITKLKDKQLPLLHANACKNYLKTLHLKSEDISQQIYFKAQLFVPFSNQDIQLKTLNTDCIIGFYINKNQLVQFNNCKFYIPKKKDWLVIPHTNVAWRGFNEFEVIAKDYFEQQFSSLCWVKFKNGALKKVFLVWW, from the coding sequence ATGCTTCAAAAAAGATATATAGGCTTTTTAAACACCCCTTTTTTATGGAAAAAGGATATCGTTTCTAATTTGAATCCATTTGAAATCGTTTCAAAATCTGATAAAATTGATATTAGTATTGATGAGAAACTACGTTTAGGTAAATATGTTGAACGATTTGTTTCTTTTGAATTAGAGCAGTATGAAAACATTTCGATTTTAGCTGAAAACATTCAAATTCAACAAAATAAAATAACTTTAGGAGAATTAGATTGCTTACTACTTAAAAACAATAAACCCATTCATCTGGAGATTATTTATAAATTCTATTTGTATGACAGCTCGGTTGGAACAAACGAAATTGAACACTTTATTGGTCCAAACAGAAAAGATTCTTTAAAAGAAAAAATCACTAAGCTGAAAGATAAACAATTACCTCTTTTACATGCTAATGCATGTAAAAACTATTTAAAAACTCTACATTTAAAATCAGAAGATATTTCGCAACAGATCTATTTCAAAGCGCAATTGTTTGTTCCTTTTTCAAATCAAGACATTCAACTTAAAACACTAAATACAGATTGTATTATTGGTTTCTATATCAATAAAAATCAACTCGTTCAATTTAATAATTGCAAGTTTTATATACCCAAAAAGAAAGATTGGCTGGTCATTCCACACACAAATGTAGCGTGGAGGGGCTTTAACGAATTTGAAGTCATCGCTAAAGATTATTTTGAACAGCAATTTTCTTCATTGTGCTGGGTGAAATTTAAAAATGGTGCATTAAAAAAAGTATTCTTGGTTTGGTGGTGA
- a CDS encoding metallophosphoesterase, which produces MSSKTRLDRAYATAKIIDFDDSSKFILFSDCHRGDNSFADDFANNRNIYFHALKHYYKEGFQYCELGDGDELWENISFSAILNAHKNVFMLMKLFHKANRLHMIWGNHDMVYRNPDYVKKHLSTYFDAKTGEDVELFRNITYHEGIVLKHRKTAQELFLTHGHQADWWNFLFWKWSRFMVRVLWKPLNVMGIADPTSPAKNYKGLIKIERRTKKWISQNNNLLTIVGHTHRPRFPEPGDIAFFNDGSCVHPRSITGIEIENGEIALVKWHIATKEDGTLQIVRTLLEGPVKLSLYITE; this is translated from the coding sequence ATGTCTTCAAAAACCAGATTAGATAGAGCTTATGCAACTGCTAAAATCATTGACTTCGATGATTCAAGTAAGTTTATTTTGTTCAGCGATTGCCATAGGGGCGATAATAGTTTTGCAGACGATTTTGCAAATAACCGGAACATCTACTTTCATGCTTTAAAGCATTATTATAAAGAAGGATTTCAATATTGTGAACTTGGTGATGGTGACGAACTTTGGGAAAACATTTCTTTTAGTGCTATTTTAAATGCACATAAAAACGTGTTTATGCTTATGAAATTGTTTCATAAAGCTAATAGACTGCATATGATTTGGGGTAATCATGATATGGTTTATCGAAATCCTGATTATGTTAAAAAACATTTATCCACTTATTTTGATGCTAAAACGGGAGAGGATGTTGAACTTTTTAGAAACATTACCTATCATGAAGGTATTGTTTTAAAACATCGAAAAACAGCTCAGGAATTATTTTTAACCCATGGACATCAGGCAGATTGGTGGAATTTTTTGTTTTGGAAATGGAGTCGGTTTATGGTACGTGTTCTTTGGAAACCCTTAAATGTAATGGGAATTGCAGACCCAACAAGCCCTGCCAAGAATTACAAAGGACTTATTAAAATAGAACGACGAACCAAAAAGTGGATAAGTCAAAACAACAATTTACTAACGATTGTTGGCCATACGCACAGACCTCGTTTTCCTGAACCTGGTGATATTGCATTCTTTAATGATGGTAGTTGCGTGCATCCACGAAGTATCACAGGTATTGAAATTGAAAATGGTGAAATTGCACTTGTTAAATGGCATATAGCAACTAAAGAAGATGGTACCTTACAAATTGTTAGAACACTCCTTGAAGGTCCTGTAAAGCTATCATTGTATATCACTGAATAA
- a CDS encoding ABC transporter ATP-binding protein, with translation MIVTTDLTKKYGDFTALNNLNLSIKQGEIYCLLGANGAGKSTTINLLLNFIQPSSGTALINNIDVTKQPLETKKYLAYIPENLMLYPSLSALENLDYFSGIAGKALTKSEMEVFLQEAGLQQDAFNKKIKAFSKGMRQKVGIAIALAKDAKLLLLDEPTSGLDPKASNEFGMLLKKLKQKGVAILMATHDIFRAKEIATHIGIMRHGEIQHQFVADQLSLSELEKHYLETMNY, from the coding sequence ATGATTGTAACTACAGATCTTACAAAAAAATATGGTGATTTCACCGCCTTGAATAACTTAAACCTAAGCATAAAACAAGGAGAGATATACTGCTTATTAGGCGCAAATGGTGCTGGCAAAAGCACCACTATAAATTTACTACTCAACTTCATTCAGCCTTCTTCAGGAACTGCTTTAATCAATAATATTGATGTTACCAAGCAACCTTTAGAAACCAAAAAATATCTGGCATACATACCAGAAAACCTCATGCTATACCCCTCATTGTCAGCATTAGAAAATCTTGATTATTTTTCAGGAATAGCAGGTAAAGCATTAACCAAAAGCGAGATGGAAGTATTTTTACAAGAAGCCGGACTCCAACAAGACGCCTTCAACAAAAAAATAAAAGCATTTTCTAAAGGAATGCGTCAAAAAGTAGGTATTGCTATTGCATTGGCTAAAGATGCTAAATTATTATTGCTAGACGAGCCTACTTCAGGACTAGATCCAAAAGCAAGTAACGAATTTGGAATGCTCTTAAAGAAATTAAAACAAAAGGGTGTAGCTATTTTAATGGCTACACACGACATATTTAGAGCTAAAGAAATTGCTACTCATATTGGTATCATGAGACATGGAGAGATACAACATCAATTTGTAGCAGACCAATTATCGCTCTCTGAACTGGAAAAACACTATCTGGAAACTATGAACTATTAA
- a CDS encoding NADH-quinone oxidoreductase subunit N encodes MNIDSFLLMRHEILLLAVVLLLVVAEVSISQSKKDSIVHLAIFLFGIHTIIGFLTIDYGNLFGGMFHTNALIHFFKNVLNVGVLVLLLQSGDWLQEKIVQHNRGTEFFILLFSSLLGMYFMISAGDFLMFYLGLELSVLPVAALAAYETTKRKSSEAGIKLIVSSALASGVSLFGISMLYATTGSIYFNDIAEVITTTNLSVLGFILFFAGLAFKISLVPFHFWTADVYEGAPISIASYLSVISKGAAVFILMILSFTVLKPLMHIWENMVYVIAIATMFIGNLFALRQQNMKRFLAFSSIAQAGFILLGLIVGNQLGAATVVYFVLVYVFSNLAAFGVVQAISNKTGKENITDYEGLYRTNPKLSLVMMLGLFSLAGIPPVAGFFGKFFLFTAAASEGYYLLVFIAVVNVTISLYYYLLVVRAMFLRKNENAIPFFKSKIYMRLGLIITVIGILALGLYSPLYNYIYEMSNIFN; translated from the coding sequence ATGAATATTGATAGTTTCCTTTTAATGCGACACGAAATACTACTCTTAGCAGTTGTTTTATTGCTGGTTGTTGCCGAAGTCTCCATATCACAAAGTAAAAAAGATAGTATCGTGCATTTGGCTATTTTTTTGTTTGGGATTCATACTATAATTGGGTTTTTAACTATTGATTATGGGAATTTGTTTGGAGGGATGTTTCACACCAATGCTCTGATTCATTTTTTTAAAAATGTGCTAAATGTAGGTGTTCTTGTTCTGTTGTTGCAGTCAGGGGATTGGTTGCAGGAAAAAATAGTACAGCATAATAGAGGAACAGAATTTTTTATACTTCTTTTTTCATCGCTATTAGGTATGTATTTTATGATTTCGGCAGGTGATTTTTTAATGTTTTATTTGGGATTAGAACTATCTGTACTTCCTGTAGCTGCTTTAGCTGCTTATGAAACGACAAAGCGGAAATCTAGTGAAGCTGGGATTAAATTAATAGTATCATCTGCCCTAGCATCTGGAGTATCGTTATTTGGCATTTCCATGTTATATGCCACAACAGGGTCCATTTATTTTAATGATATAGCCGAAGTAATTACTACAACCAATTTATCTGTTTTGGGATTTATTTTGTTTTTTGCTGGTCTGGCATTTAAAATTTCGTTGGTACCGTTTCATTTCTGGACTGCCGATGTTTACGAAGGGGCTCCAATTAGCATTGCTTCATATCTGTCTGTGATTTCTAAAGGAGCAGCTGTATTTATTCTAATGATTTTGTCGTTTACAGTTTTGAAACCCTTGATGCATATTTGGGAAAACATGGTATATGTTATTGCTATTGCTACCATGTTTATTGGTAATTTATTTGCATTACGCCAGCAAAATATGAAACGGTTTTTAGCATTTTCATCAATAGCACAAGCCGGTTTTATTTTATTAGGATTAATTGTTGGAAATCAATTAGGAGCAGCAACGGTTGTATATTTTGTACTGGTGTATGTGTTTTCAAATTTAGCTGCTTTTGGAGTTGTTCAGGCAATTTCTAATAAAACCGGAAAAGAAAATATAACAGATTACGAAGGCTTATATAGAACAAATCCAAAATTAAGCTTAGTGATGATGTTAGGCTTGTTTTCTTTGGCCGGAATTCCACCAGTTGCTGGATTTTTTGGAAAGTTTTTCTTATTCACGGCAGCAGCAAGTGAAGGCTATTATCTGTTGGTTTTTATAGCTGTGGTTAATGTCACCATCTCATTATATTACTATTTACTAGTAGTTAGAGCAATGTTTTTGCGAAAAAACGAAAACGCGATTCCATTTTTTAAGAGTAAGATTTATATGAGGTTGGGGCTTATTATTACTGTGATTGGTATTTTAGCTCTTGGGTTATACAGTCCGTTATACAATTATATTTATGAAATGAGTAATATCTTTAATTAA
- the nuoL gene encoding NADH-quinone oxidoreductase subunit L, which translates to MNISYIILIPMIPLAVFLLLGIFNQKIKPSISGYVGVLGLLASAILSLYAAYQYFFIDGKVDGVYQTFVDKTVWMNFTETLHIDMGILIDPISVMMLVVVSVVSLMVHVYSRGYMKGDDGYTKFFAFLSLFTFSMYGLVLATNLFQIYIFWELVGVSSYLLIGYYYTKPSAVAAAKKAFIVTRFADLGFLIGILIMGYYTGTFDFETLNNPEGSAILNWASTSFMGLSVITWGLLLIFIGGAGKSAMLPFHIWLPDAMEGPTPVSALIHAATMVVAGIYLVARLFPMFYFVENGFALNIVAYVGAISSLFAAIIAITQTDIKRVLAFSTMSQLGYMMLALGVSGYDGHEGIGYMASMFHLFTHAMFKALLFLGAGSVIHAVHSNYLKDMGGLRKYMPITNMTFLIAALAIAGMPPFAGFWSKDEILVAAFEHHKLIYYIGVFVAGLTAFYMFRIYFGIFWGKEKEYEHKPKESPLSMTFPLMVLALLSVIGGFIPFSEFVTADKSGFEAHLNYPLAAIAVSVGLVGIILAWVFYKKENNLADKWAKAFGPFYKWTSDKFYFDEIYLFITKKILFKRVSAPIAWFDKKVVDGTMEVIGNKTVLTSKKIKGLQSGKVQDYAFAFVGGTVILALVFIYLWTN; encoded by the coding sequence ATGAACATTAGTTACATCATATTAATCCCGATGATTCCTTTAGCAGTTTTCTTGCTCCTAGGAATTTTTAATCAGAAAATTAAACCATCTATTTCTGGATACGTTGGTGTGCTTGGATTATTAGCATCGGCAATCTTGTCTTTATATGCAGCCTATCAATACTTTTTTATTGATGGTAAAGTTGATGGCGTCTATCAAACATTTGTAGATAAAACAGTGTGGATGAACTTTACTGAAACACTCCATATTGATATGGGAATTTTGATTGACCCCATTTCGGTAATGATGCTTGTGGTAGTTTCTGTAGTGTCTCTAATGGTACATGTTTATAGTAGAGGCTATATGAAAGGTGATGATGGGTATACAAAATTCTTTGCATTCTTATCGCTATTTACATTTTCAATGTATGGTTTAGTTTTAGCGACAAACCTCTTTCAAATATATATCTTCTGGGAGTTGGTTGGCGTGTCGTCCTATTTATTGATTGGATATTATTATACAAAACCATCAGCGGTAGCAGCCGCTAAAAAAGCATTTATAGTGACTCGTTTTGCCGATCTGGGATTTCTTATAGGTATTTTAATAATGGGATATTATACCGGAACTTTCGATTTCGAAACCTTAAATAACCCTGAAGGAAGTGCCATCTTAAATTGGGCATCTACATCGTTCATGGGATTATCAGTTATTACTTGGGGATTATTATTAATATTCATTGGAGGTGCAGGAAAATCTGCTATGTTACCATTTCATATTTGGTTACCTGATGCTATGGAAGGCCCAACGCCGGTGTCAGCGTTAATTCATGCAGCAACTATGGTGGTGGCAGGTATTTATTTGGTAGCGCGTTTGTTCCCTATGTTCTATTTTGTCGAGAATGGATTTGCTCTTAATATAGTCGCTTATGTTGGCGCAATTTCATCGTTGTTTGCAGCAATTATTGCCATTACACAAACCGATATTAAGCGGGTACTTGCATTTTCCACCATGTCTCAACTTGGCTATATGATGTTAGCTTTAGGTGTTTCCGGTTACGATGGACATGAAGGGATTGGCTATATGGCCTCTATGTTTCATTTGTTTACTCATGCCATGTTTAAAGCATTATTGTTTTTAGGAGCAGGATCTGTTATTCATGCGGTACATAGTAATTATTTAAAGGATATGGGAGGTTTACGAAAGTACATGCCTATAACAAATATGACATTTTTAATTGCTGCACTAGCTATTGCTGGAATGCCGCCTTTTGCAGGTTTTTGGAGTAAAGACGAAATTTTAGTAGCAGCTTTTGAGCATCATAAACTCATTTATTATATAGGTGTGTTTGTTGCTGGATTGACTGCTTTTTATATGTTTAGAATTTATTTTGGAATCTTTTGGGGAAAAGAAAAAGAATACGAACATAAACCAAAAGAATCACCATTATCAATGACGTTCCCTCTTATGGTTTTAGCGTTGTTAAGTGTTATTGGAGGGTTTATCCCTTTTAGTGAGTTTGTCACAGCAGATAAATCAGGTTTTGAAGCACACTTAAATTATCCGTTGGCAGCCATTGCTGTAAGTGTTGGTTTAGTAGGAATCATTCTTGCTTGGGTATTTTATAAAAAAGAAAATAATCTAGCCGATAAATGGGCTAAAGCATTTGGACCATTTTATAAATGGACCAGCGATAAGTTTTACTTTGATGAGATCTATTTATTTATCACAAAAAAAATACTGTTTAAAAGAGTATCTGCACCTATTGCTTGGTTCGATAAAAAAGTGGTTGATGGAACTATGGAAGTCATTGGTAACAAAACTGTTTTGACTTCTAAAAAGATAAAAGGACTCCAATCTGGGAAAGTGCAAGATTATGCATTTGCGTTTGTTGGAGGTACGGTAATTCTTGCTCTAGTGTTTATTTATTTATGGACAAACTAA
- a CDS encoding ABC transporter permease produces the protein MIRKTIIKELKEIFRDGRFQFSALLVLLLITVAVVIGINQYKSTNKQYKVAQSTERNVWDNQGEKNPHSAAHFGNYVFKPKNALALLDQGVDKYEGVSIFLEAHSRNEAQYSAAGDQTGLSRFGELTPDFILLFVMPLLIIIIGYNTFTKEKEGGTDVLLKSQGISNLKLTIAKLIAVYIPVFIICSILFLVAGVILSFLKDYGAFNWTRLFSLYTVYLLYYLVFTQIVLLISAITKRSGISLVSALSFWIISCFIAPKTASNIAELNYPYPTKQTFLSHLEEAKKGGLNGHNPWSKESKALKDKLLKEHNVDHVSKLPFNFSGYIMQKGEEHEAEVYFKEYSKLKQQFSNQANTYKALAFISPFLPTRFLSMGIAGTDYESHMAFAEAAEAYRIKTQKFLNDNNMNNSKYGERGYRADADFWKTLPNFTYTPAELSTVINHQKTNTFLLIFWVIFSAILLFTSTKKI, from the coding sequence ATGATACGCAAAACGATTATAAAAGAATTAAAAGAAATCTTTAGAGACGGAAGGTTTCAGTTTTCGGCACTTCTCGTTCTTCTTTTAATTACTGTAGCTGTAGTTATTGGAATTAACCAATATAAAAGTACAAACAAACAATATAAAGTTGCTCAAAGTACAGAGCGCAATGTATGGGATAATCAAGGAGAGAAAAATCCGCACTCAGCTGCACACTTTGGCAACTATGTATTTAAGCCTAAAAATGCCTTGGCTTTATTAGATCAAGGCGTTGATAAATATGAAGGGGTCTCTATTTTTTTGGAAGCACACTCAAGAAATGAAGCCCAATACTCTGCCGCAGGAGACCAAACCGGGCTATCAAGATTTGGTGAACTAACCCCAGATTTCATTTTATTATTTGTTATGCCTTTACTTATTATCATTATTGGCTATAATACATTCACTAAAGAAAAGGAAGGAGGCACAGATGTTTTGTTAAAAAGCCAAGGTATTTCCAATCTAAAGCTTACCATAGCCAAATTAATTGCAGTTTACATTCCAGTATTTATCATTTGTAGTATATTATTCCTGGTGGCTGGTGTTATTTTATCCTTCTTAAAAGATTATGGCGCTTTTAATTGGACAAGATTATTTTCTCTTTACACAGTTTATTTGCTCTACTATCTTGTTTTTACTCAAATAGTTTTGTTGATTTCTGCCATAACAAAACGCTCTGGTATATCCTTAGTAAGTGCTTTATCTTTTTGGATTATAAGTTGCTTTATAGCACCAAAAACAGCTTCAAACATTGCCGAGCTAAATTACCCTTACCCAACAAAACAAACATTTTTGAGTCATTTAGAAGAAGCTAAAAAAGGTGGTTTAAATGGGCATAATCCTTGGAGTAAAGAATCTAAAGCCCTAAAAGACAAATTACTAAAAGAACACAATGTAGATCATGTATCTAAACTTCCTTTTAATTTTAGTGGTTACATTATGCAAAAAGGTGAAGAGCATGAAGCTGAAGTCTATTTTAAAGAATATAGTAAGCTGAAACAACAATTCTCTAATCAGGCAAATACCTATAAGGCCTTAGCTTTTATCTCTCCTTTTTTACCCACAAGATTTTTGTCTATGGGAATTGCAGGTACAGATTATGAAAGCCATATGGCTTTTGCAGAAGCAGCCGAAGCTTACAGAATAAAAACACAAAAGTTTTTAAATGACAATAATATGAACAATTCCAAATATGGCGAACGGGGATATAGAGCCGACGCCGATTTTTGGAAAACACTTCCCAACTTTACTTATACACCAGCTGAATTAAGTACTGTTATAAATCATCAAAAAACGAATACGTTTCTTTTGATCTTTTGGGTGATTTTTTCTGCGATATTGTTATTTACTTCAACTAAAAAAATATAA
- a CDS encoding 2Fe-2S iron-sulfur cluster-binding family protein: protein MVDINIKIKDREGTLHDIVAPTDMAMNLMEVVRSYELAPEGTIGVCGGMAMCASCQCYVVSETELPEISDDEEAMLSEAFDVKDNSRLGCQIQMTPDMEGLEVELAPES from the coding sequence ATGGTTGATATTAATATAAAAATAAAGGATAGAGAAGGCACATTACACGATATTGTCGCCCCAACAGATATGGCAATGAATCTTATGGAAGTTGTAAGGTCTTATGAATTAGCTCCCGAAGGCACTATCGGTGTCTGTGGAGGCATGGCTATGTGCGCATCATGCCAATGCTATGTAGTAAGTGAAACAGAACTACCAGAAATTAGCGACGATGAAGAAGCTATGCTTTCTGAGGCTTTTGATGTAAAAGACAATAGTCGTCTGGGGTGCCAGATACAAATGACTCCGGATATGGAGGGACTGGAGGTAGAATTGGCTCCAGAAAGTTAA
- the nuoK gene encoding NADH-quinone oxidoreductase subunit NuoK, protein MIEGISIYEILTLTTILFFIGVYGFITRKNLISILISVELILNASVVNFVVINKYLYPDILQGVFVSIFIIAVAAAETALAVSIIINLYRQINSVEVKDTEVMKY, encoded by the coding sequence ATGATAGAAGGCATTAGCATATACGAAATATTGACCCTAACCACGATATTATTTTTTATTGGTGTTTATGGGTTTATTACCAGAAAAAACTTGATTTCCATATTAATTTCTGTTGAATTGATTTTGAATGCATCGGTTGTAAACTTTGTTGTAATCAACAAGTATTTATATCCAGATATATTACAAGGGGTATTTGTTTCAATTTTTATTATAGCTGTTGCCGCTGCAGAAACTGCATTGGCTGTATCAATAATAATTAACCTTTACAGGCAAATAAATTCGGTAGAGGTTAAAGACACTGAAGTTATGAAGTATTGA